A window of Halobellus sp. LT62 contains these coding sequences:
- a CDS encoding YeeE/YedE family protein yields MVIDPVALQAAADLFPNGISRYAVGGLLVGLGVTVIYLGTGISAGASTFLESTLSYVSGQSRFQRYVSSRDWRLVFTAGIVLGAAAFAVTFQSGVVSSPLYRPGTTGHLYEVGGVTLWTTGVQPWRLLVGGLFVGVGTRIGKGCTSGHGICGVGSASKTSIVGVLTFLVVAVVTAQLVAALGVSP; encoded by the coding sequence ATGGTGATTGATCCAGTCGCGCTCCAAGCGGCCGCCGACCTGTTCCCGAACGGGATCAGTCGCTACGCCGTCGGCGGGCTGCTCGTCGGCCTCGGCGTGACCGTGATCTACCTCGGGACGGGGATCAGCGCCGGCGCGAGCACGTTCCTCGAATCGACGCTGTCGTACGTCTCCGGGCAGTCGCGGTTCCAACGATATGTCTCCTCGCGGGACTGGCGGCTCGTGTTCACCGCCGGCATCGTTCTCGGCGCGGCGGCGTTCGCAGTGACGTTCCAATCCGGCGTCGTTTCCAGCCCGCTCTATCGGCCGGGGACGACCGGTCATCTCTACGAAGTCGGCGGCGTGACGCTGTGGACGACGGGCGTCCAGCCGTGGCGGCTGCTCGTGGGCGGTCTCTTCGTCGGCGTCGGCACCCGGATCGGGAAGGGCTGTACCTCCGGCCACGGAATCTGTGGCGTCGGGTCGGCGTCGAAGACGTCGATCGTCGGCGTCCTCACGTTCCTCGTCGTCGCCGTCGTCACCGCACAGCTCGTCGCGGCGCTCGGGGTGAGCCCGTAA
- a CDS encoding MBL fold metallo-hydrolase, which translates to MTPDDFPTPETDVETVSPDALKERVDADADLTILDARMHSEYDEWHIDDESVTSINVPYFEFLDDEIDADVLGRIPDDRTVTVLCAKGGASEFVAGALADRGYEVNHLEDGMNGWASIYERVRVSNYDGPGTLYQYQRPSSGCLGYLLVDGDEAAIVDPLRAFTDRYRDDAEELGAALTYAFDTHIHADHLSGVRALHGSGSSRTGRSDGDRDFDHDLDGEGVEGVIPAAAVDRGVTYADELTTAADGDTFAVGDATIEAVYTPGHTTGMTSYLIGDSLLATGDGLFVESVARPDLEEGDEGAPDAARTLYDSLQTRVLSLPSDTLVGGAHYSDVAEPAGDGTYTATIGELKAQMAALTMDEDDFVELILSDMPPRPANYEEIIATNLGQHAVDDEAFTLELGPNNCAASHESLAGD; encoded by the coding sequence ATGACTCCAGACGACTTTCCAACACCCGAGACAGACGTCGAAACCGTCTCTCCCGACGCGCTGAAGGAACGCGTCGACGCCGACGCGGACCTCACGATCCTCGACGCGCGAATGCACTCGGAGTACGACGAGTGGCACATCGACGACGAGAGCGTCACTTCGATCAACGTCCCATACTTCGAGTTCTTGGACGACGAGATCGACGCGGACGTCCTCGGTCGAATCCCGGACGACCGGACCGTCACCGTCCTCTGTGCGAAGGGCGGTGCCAGCGAGTTCGTCGCGGGGGCGCTCGCCGACCGCGGCTACGAGGTGAACCACCTTGAGGACGGAATGAACGGCTGGGCGAGCATCTACGAGCGCGTCCGCGTCTCGAACTACGACGGACCCGGGACGCTCTATCAGTACCAGCGCCCCTCCTCGGGCTGTCTCGGCTATCTGCTCGTCGATGGCGACGAGGCCGCGATCGTCGACCCGCTGCGCGCGTTCACCGATCGGTACCGCGACGACGCCGAGGAGTTGGGCGCAGCGCTCACGTACGCCTTCGACACGCACATCCACGCCGATCACCTCTCCGGCGTCCGAGCGCTCCACGGCTCGGGTTCGTCGCGAACGGGGCGAAGCGACGGCGACCGCGATTTCGATCACGATCTCGATGGCGAGGGCGTCGAGGGCGTTATCCCGGCCGCGGCGGTCGACCGCGGCGTCACCTATGCCGACGAGCTCACGACCGCCGCGGACGGCGACACGTTCGCCGTCGGCGACGCGACAATCGAAGCCGTCTACACGCCCGGTCACACGACGGGAATGACCTCTTACCTCATCGGCGACAGCCTGCTCGCGACCGGCGACGGCCTGTTCGTCGAGAGCGTCGCGCGCCCGGACCTCGAAGAGGGCGACGAGGGCGCGCCCGACGCCGCGCGGACGCTCTACGACTCGCTGCAGACGCGTGTCCTCTCGCTTCCCTCCGACACCCTCGTCGGCGGTGCACACTACAGCGATGTCGCGGAACCGGCAGGAGACGGAACCTATACGGCCACGATCGGCGAATTGAAAGCACAGATGGCCGCACTCACGATGGACGAAGACGACTTCGTCGAGTTGATCCTCTCGGATATGCCGCCGCGTCCGGCAAACTACGAGGAGATCATCGCGACAAACCTCGGACAGCACGCCGTCGACGACGAGGCGTTCACGCTCGAACTGGGTCCGAACAACTGCGCAGCGAGCCACGAGTCGCTGGCGGGTGACTGA
- the ubaA gene encoding SAMP-activating enzyme E1, which yields MSLSLDSTQLDRYSRHIIMDEVGPEGQAMLLDSRALVVGAGGLGAPVIQYLAAAGVGALGVVDDDVVERSNLQRQIIHGDDDVGRPKVDSAADFVASLNPDVDVETYETRLGKENVDEVVPGYDVVVDASDNFPTRYLLNDFCRLHEIPIAHGAIYKFEGQITTLEPDGPCYRCLFPEAPEPGTVPDCATTGVLGVLPGTVGCIQATEAVKLLLDAGETLGGRLLFYDAMEMSFETVPYQRNPDCPVCGDDPIGSIDDVEYTAACTISAD from the coding sequence ATGTCACTCTCACTCGATTCGACGCAACTGGACCGGTACTCCAGACACATCATTATGGACGAGGTCGGCCCCGAGGGACAGGCGATGCTCCTCGACTCCCGCGCGCTCGTCGTCGGCGCGGGCGGCCTCGGCGCGCCGGTGATCCAGTACCTCGCCGCCGCGGGCGTCGGCGCACTCGGCGTCGTCGACGACGACGTCGTCGAGCGGAGCAACCTCCAGCGGCAGATCATCCACGGCGACGACGACGTCGGTCGCCCGAAGGTCGACAGCGCCGCAGACTTCGTCGCGAGCCTCAACCCCGACGTCGACGTCGAGACCTACGAGACGAGGCTGGGAAAGGAGAACGTCGACGAGGTGGTCCCCGGCTACGACGTCGTCGTCGACGCCTCCGACAACTTCCCGACCCGCTATCTGCTGAACGACTTCTGCCGACTGCACGAGATACCCATCGCTCACGGTGCCATCTACAAGTTCGAGGGGCAGATCACGACGCTCGAACCCGACGGCCCCTGCTACCGCTGCCTGTTTCCCGAAGCCCCCGAACCCGGAACGGTCCCCGACTGCGCGACGACGGGCGTCCTCGGCGTCCTCCCCGGGACCGTCGGCTGCATCCAAGCGACGGAGGCCGTAAAGCTGCTGCTCGACGCCGGTGAGACGCTCGGCGGGCGGCTGCTCTTCTACGACGCGATGGAGATGAGCTTCGAGACGGTCCCCTACCAGCGGAACCCCGACTGCCCCGTCTGCGGCGACGATCCGATCGGCTCCATCGACGACGTGGAGTACACCGCGGCGTGCACCATCAGCGCGGACTGA
- a CDS encoding rhodanese-like domain-containing protein yields the protein MVQETTPSTLQARLGDDDVAVVDIRDPSSYADGHIDGAVNVPPNRLSPGALDAPWARADEIVVSCYVGKSSKRVAMILGRYLDAEISSLCGGFDAWDGPVATGRDDSPIDDEGPAAGATNRDGHGAPF from the coding sequence ATGGTCCAAGAGACGACGCCCAGCACGTTGCAGGCGCGCCTCGGCGACGACGACGTCGCAGTCGTCGATATTCGGGATCCGTCCTCGTACGCCGACGGACACATCGACGGTGCGGTGAACGTCCCGCCGAACCGACTGTCCCCCGGCGCGCTCGACGCGCCGTGGGCGCGAGCCGACGAGATCGTCGTCTCCTGCTACGTCGGCAAGAGCTCCAAGCGCGTCGCGATGATCCTCGGAAGGTACCTCGACGCGGAAATTTCGAGTCTGTGCGGCGGGTTCGACGCGTGGGACGGCCCGGTCGCGACCGGACGGGACGACTCGCCGATCGACGACGAGGGGCCCGCGGCGGGCGCGACTAACCGAGACGGTCACGGAGCGCCGTTCTGA
- a CDS encoding 50S ribosomal protein L15e, which translates to MARSFYSHIKEAWKQPGDGKLAELQWQRKQEWRDQGAIVRVDRPTRLDKARELGYKAKQGIVVVRVAVRKGGARKQRHKAGRRSKRQGVNRIGRRKSIQRIAEERASRKHPNLRTLASYWVGEDGSQKWHEVILVDPEHGAIQSDDDLNWICSDDQKGRAFRGLTNAGRSNRGLQNRGKGAEHTRPSLGSDRRRGN; encoded by the coding sequence ATGGCACGAAGCTTCTACTCTCACATCAAGGAAGCGTGGAAACAGCCCGGCGACGGCAAGCTCGCCGAGCTGCAGTGGCAGCGAAAACAGGAGTGGCGCGATCAGGGCGCGATCGTCCGCGTCGACCGACCGACGCGCCTCGACAAGGCCCGCGAACTCGGCTACAAGGCCAAGCAGGGCATCGTCGTCGTGCGCGTCGCGGTCCGCAAGGGCGGCGCTCGCAAGCAGCGCCACAAGGCCGGTCGCCGCTCGAAGCGCCAGGGCGTCAACCGCATCGGCCGCCGCAAGAGTATCCAGCGCATCGCCGAGGAACGCGCCTCGCGGAAGCATCCGAACCTCCGCACGCTCGCCTCCTACTGGGTCGGCGAAGACGGCTCCCAGAAGTGGCACGAAGTGATCCTCGTCGATCCCGAACACGGCGCGATCCAGAGCGACGACGATCTCAACTGGATCTGCAGCGACGACCAGAAGGGCCGCGCCTTCCGCGGCCTGACGAACGCCGGTCGCTCCAACCGCGGCCTGCAGAACCGCGGCAAGGGCGCAGAGCACACCCGCCCGAGCCTCGGATCGGACCGCCGACGCGGTAACTGA
- a CDS encoding sulfurtransferase TusA family protein, with protein sequence MSGEFNIAETLDVKGATCPMPVVKTKGAIDDLSSGAVLEVLATDSGSMSDLDGWATGADGVEMLEQVEGDGVYRHYVRKTE encoded by the coding sequence ATGAGTGGAGAATTCAACATCGCGGAGACGCTCGACGTGAAAGGTGCAACGTGTCCGATGCCGGTTGTCAAGACCAAAGGTGCCATCGACGACCTCTCTTCGGGAGCCGTCCTCGAAGTGCTCGCGACCGACTCGGGCAGTATGAGCGACCTCGACGGCTGGGCGACCGGAGCCGACGGCGTCGAGATGCTAGAACAGGTCGAAGGCGACGGCGTATACAGACACTACGTCCGCAAGACGGAGTGA
- a CDS encoding ribosome biogenesis/translation initiation ATPase RLI, whose translation MADDSIAVVDLDRCQPDRCSYECANYCPPNRTGKECIVTRGEYYEEDEPYDGGPDQIRISEEVCLGETCGICVEKCPFDAIEIINLPTELEDDPVHRYGENAFALYGLPVPESGSVTGILGPNGIGKTTAVRALAGEMIPNLGEYGDEPSWETVLDRFRGTELQTYIERVQGGDVSIARKPQYVDQIPKQFDGTTIELLESTDERGALDDYIDRLGIRPVVDQPLDTLSGGELQRVALAATLARDRDFYFLDEISPYLDIGQRVTAARLIRELAEEEDRAVLVVEHDLAILDLLADSLHVAYGEPGAFGVITDPKSVRNGINEYLTGYLSNENMRIRPDEIEFHQHAPRETSKSTPLIEYPELSKSYGEGEFSLEVDSGTIYESEVLGVVGPNGIGKSTLAKLFTGALEPDEGELDFRLDIAYKPQYIEIDQPMRVDAFLSSITEDFGTSYWNTEVANPLQLNRIMERNLEDLSGGERQRVAIAACLSEDADLYVMDEPSAHLDVEQRVQATTAIRRYAENHDETVLVIDHDIYMIDLLADRLMVFDGEPSEYGHASTPQEMREGMNDFLADLDITFRRDERTQRPRINKPDSQKDRKQKKQGEYYYAP comes from the coding sequence ATGGCGGACGACAGCATCGCGGTCGTCGACCTCGATCGATGTCAGCCCGACCGCTGCAGTTACGAGTGTGCGAACTACTGCCCGCCGAACCGAACCGGAAAGGAGTGCATCGTCACGCGTGGCGAGTACTACGAGGAGGACGAACCGTACGACGGCGGGCCAGACCAAATTCGGATCTCCGAGGAGGTCTGTCTCGGCGAGACCTGCGGGATCTGCGTCGAGAAGTGCCCCTTCGACGCCATCGAGATCATCAACCTCCCGACGGAGCTCGAAGACGACCCCGTCCACCGCTACGGCGAGAACGCCTTCGCACTCTACGGGCTCCCGGTTCCGGAGTCGGGTAGCGTCACGGGCATTCTCGGTCCCAACGGGATCGGGAAGACCACCGCCGTTCGCGCTCTCGCCGGCGAGATGATCCCCAACCTCGGCGAATACGGCGACGAACCGTCGTGGGAGACCGTCCTCGACCGCTTCCGCGGGACCGAGCTACAGACGTACATCGAGCGCGTGCAGGGCGGCGATGTCTCCATCGCCCGCAAGCCCCAGTACGTCGATCAGATCCCCAAGCAGTTCGACGGGACGACGATCGAACTGCTGGAGTCGACGGACGAGCGCGGCGCGCTCGACGACTACATCGACCGACTCGGCATTCGTCCGGTCGTCGATCAGCCGCTCGACACGCTTTCGGGCGGGGAACTCCAGCGGGTCGCGCTCGCGGCCACGCTCGCTCGCGACCGCGACTTCTACTTCCTCGACGAGATTTCGCCCTATCTTGACATCGGCCAGCGCGTCACCGCTGCGCGACTCATCCGCGAACTCGCGGAGGAGGAAGACCGCGCGGTGCTCGTCGTCGAGCACGACCTCGCCATCTTGGACCTGCTAGCCGACTCGCTGCACGTCGCCTACGGTGAACCCGGCGCGTTCGGTGTGATCACCGATCCGAAGTCGGTCCGCAACGGTATCAACGAGTACCTCACGGGGTATCTCTCCAACGAGAACATGCGGATCCGCCCCGACGAGATCGAGTTCCACCAGCACGCGCCGCGGGAGACGTCGAAGTCGACGCCGCTCATCGAGTACCCCGAACTCTCGAAGTCCTACGGTGAAGGGGAGTTCTCGCTCGAAGTCGACTCCGGAACGATCTACGAGTCGGAAGTGCTGGGCGTCGTCGGTCCCAACGGGATCGGGAAATCGACGCTCGCGAAGCTGTTCACGGGCGCGCTCGAACCCGACGAGGGCGAACTCGACTTCCGACTCGACATCGCCTATAAACCGCAGTATATCGAGATCGACCAGCCGATGCGCGTCGACGCGTTCCTCTCTTCTATCACCGAAGACTTCGGCACCTCCTACTGGAACACCGAGGTCGCGAACCCGCTCCAGTTGAACCGGATTATGGAGCGCAACCTCGAGGACCTCTCCGGCGGGGAGCGCCAGCGGGTCGCCATCGCGGCGTGTCTCTCCGAGGACGCCGATCTGTACGTGATGGACGAGCCCTCCGCGCACCTCGACGTCGAACAGCGCGTGCAGGCGACGACCGCGATCCGCCGCTACGCGGAGAATCACGACGAGACGGTACTCGTGATCGACCACGACATCTATATGATCGACCTGCTCGCGGACCGGCTGATGGTGTTCGACGGCGAGCCCTCCGAGTACGGGCACGCGTCGACGCCGCAGGAGATGCGTGAGGGGATGAACGATTTCCTCGCGGACCTCGACATCACGTTCCGCCGCGACGAGCGGACCCAGCGACCCCGGATCAACAAACCGGACTCACAGAAGGACCGCAAACAGAAGAAGCAGGGCGAGTACTACTACGCGCCCTGA
- the mutS gene encoding DNA mismatch repair protein MutS: MASQGIVEQFLSLKSDTDADVLTMQCGDFYEFFADDAELVADELDLKVSQKSSHGSSYPMAGVPVDDLTPYLKALVERGYRVAVADQFEDGGDHYREVTRLVTPGTLLETDDADARYIAAVVGGESDSRTESSTDTDDVGLAFVDATTGQFLVTVAADADDALSELYRFSPVEILPGPETRDDDAFVRRLREETDASVALFEADAFAPGRAAHALRKQFGRETLDSVGLDAEPAIRAAGAALRYVEETGAGVLPSMTRLQTFETQEHLDLDATTQRNLELTETMQGGRDGTLVDTIDHTVTSPGGRLLREWVTRPRRDRRELNRRLDCVGALASAALARERVRETLDGGYDLERLAARATSGSADARDLLAVRDTLAILPDVAGAVEGSPLADSPLADVVDRPDREAAGRLREELESALADDPPKTVRQGGLFRRGHDDGLDDLLERHAEAQEWIDTLAEREKRQHGLSHVTVDRNKTDGHYIQVGKSVADDVPEHYREIKTLKNSKRFVTDELEERERDILRLEEARGDLEYELFCDLRDRVGERAALLQDVGRALAEIDTLASLATHAAGNDWVRPELTDPGPLDIEAGRHPVVEQTTEFVPNDLRMGERRAFLLVTGPNMSGKSTYMRQVALITLLAQIGSFVPARSATIGVVDGIYTRVGALDELAQGRSTFMVEMQELSNILHSASAESLVILDEVGRGTATYDGISIAWAATEYLHNEVRAKTLFATHYHELTSLAEHLDRVANVHVAVDGDRDSADSDGVTFLRTIEEGPTDRSYGVHVAELAGVPDPVVSRADDVLARLRAEEAIEARGGGGEGDEPVQAVFDLSAGQFVGADSSRADSTSAVDGSKDTDLADGSSSRGRENGAAADVEETNVEESDRTEEAAGDDSNATAPEVEAIAAELNELDLNGTSPIDVMTRVQEWQRRLNERSADGE; encoded by the coding sequence ATGGCCTCGCAGGGAATCGTCGAGCAGTTTCTCTCTCTGAAGTCCGACACCGACGCGGACGTGCTGACGATGCAGTGCGGCGACTTCTACGAGTTCTTCGCCGACGACGCCGAGTTGGTCGCCGACGAGTTGGATCTGAAAGTCTCTCAGAAGTCCTCGCACGGGTCGTCGTACCCGATGGCGGGCGTCCCCGTCGACGACCTCACGCCGTATCTGAAGGCGCTCGTCGAGCGCGGCTACCGCGTCGCCGTCGCCGATCAGTTCGAGGACGGAGGCGATCACTACCGCGAGGTGACGCGGCTCGTCACGCCGGGTACGCTGCTGGAAACCGACGACGCCGACGCGCGCTACATCGCCGCCGTCGTCGGCGGCGAGAGCGACTCCCGGACGGAATCGAGCACGGACACCGACGACGTCGGTCTCGCGTTCGTCGACGCGACCACCGGCCAGTTCCTCGTCACCGTCGCCGCCGACGCCGACGACGCGCTCTCGGAACTGTACCGCTTCAGCCCCGTCGAGATCCTCCCGGGGCCGGAGACCCGCGACGACGACGCGTTCGTCCGACGCCTCCGGGAGGAGACGGACGCGTCGGTCGCGCTGTTCGAGGCCGACGCGTTCGCGCCCGGGCGGGCGGCGCACGCGCTCCGCAAGCAGTTCGGCCGCGAAACGCTAGACAGCGTGGGGCTCGACGCGGAGCCCGCGATCAGAGCCGCGGGCGCAGCGCTCCGCTACGTCGAGGAGACGGGCGCGGGCGTGTTACCGTCGATGACGCGGCTGCAGACGTTCGAGACGCAGGAGCACCTCGACCTCGACGCGACGACCCAGCGAAACCTCGAACTCACCGAGACGATGCAGGGCGGGCGAGACGGGACGCTCGTCGACACGATCGACCACACCGTGACGAGCCCCGGCGGCAGACTGCTGCGCGAGTGGGTGACGCGCCCCCGACGTGACCGACGGGAGCTGAACCGACGCCTCGACTGCGTAGGCGCGTTGGCGTCGGCGGCGCTCGCTCGCGAACGCGTGCGGGAGACGCTCGACGGCGGCTACGACCTCGAACGGCTGGCTGCGCGCGCCACGTCCGGCAGCGCCGACGCTCGGGACCTGCTCGCCGTCCGCGACACCCTCGCGATCCTCCCGGACGTCGCCGGCGCCGTCGAGGGATCGCCGCTAGCGGACTCGCCGCTCGCCGACGTCGTCGACCGACCGGATCGAGAGGCCGCAGGTCGCCTACGCGAGGAGCTGGAATCAGCGCTCGCCGACGACCCGCCGAAGACGGTCCGACAGGGCGGGCTGTTCCGCCGCGGCCACGACGACGGACTGGACGACCTGCTGGAGCGCCACGCCGAAGCGCAGGAGTGGATCGACACGCTCGCCGAGCGCGAGAAGCGTCAACACGGCCTGAGCCACGTCACTGTCGACCGCAACAAGACCGACGGACACTACATCCAAGTGGGCAAGTCCGTCGCCGACGACGTGCCCGAGCACTACCGGGAGATCAAGACGCTGAAGAACTCAAAGCGGTTCGTCACCGACGAACTGGAAGAGCGCGAGCGGGACATCCTCCGATTGGAGGAGGCCCGCGGCGACTTGGAATACGAGCTGTTCTGCGACCTCCGCGACCGAGTGGGCGAGCGCGCGGCGCTCCTGCAGGACGTCGGCCGCGCACTCGCCGAAATCGACACGTTGGCGTCGCTGGCGACGCACGCCGCCGGAAACGACTGGGTGCGACCGGAACTGACCGATCCCGGCCCGCTCGACATCGAGGCCGGGCGACACCCCGTCGTCGAGCAGACGACCGAGTTCGTCCCGAACGACCTCCGGATGGGAGAACGTAGAGCGTTCCTGCTCGTCACCGGGCCGAACATGAGCGGGAAGTCGACGTATATGCGGCAGGTCGCGCTCATCACGCTGCTCGCGCAGATCGGCAGCTTCGTCCCGGCGCGTTCGGCGACAATCGGCGTCGTCGACGGCATCTACACCCGCGTCGGCGCGCTCGACGAACTCGCGCAGGGGCGGTCGACGTTTATGGTCGAGATGCAGGAGCTCTCGAACATCCTGCACTCGGCGTCGGCGGAGTCGCTGGTCATCCTCGACGAGGTGGGACGAGGGACCGCAACCTACGACGGTATCTCGATCGCGTGGGCGGCCACCGAATACCTCCACAACGAGGTGCGCGCGAAGACGCTCTTTGCGACCCACTACCACGAACTCACGTCGCTGGCTGAGCACCTCGACCGCGTCGCGAACGTCCACGTCGCGGTGGACGGCGACCGCGACTCCGCCGACAGCGATGGCGTGACCTTCCTCCGGACGATCGAGGAGGGTCCGACCGACCGCTCCTACGGTGTCCACGTCGCGGAGTTGGCGGGCGTCCCCGATCCCGTCGTCTCCCGCGCCGACGACGTGCTCGCGCGGCTCCGCGCCGAGGAGGCGATCGAAGCCCGCGGTGGCGGCGGCGAGGGCGACGAGCCGGTCCAAGCGGTGTTCGACCTCTCGGCCGGGCAGTTCGTCGGCGCGGATTCGTCGCGTGCAGACTCGACGAGCGCGGTCGACGGCAGTAAGGACACAGATCTCGCAGACGGCTCATCGTCTCGCGGCAGGGAAAACGGTGCCGCAGCCGACGTCGAGGAAACGAACGTCGAAGAAAGCGACAGAACCGAAGAAGCCGCCGGAGACGACAGCAACGCGACCGCACCGGAAGTCGAAGCGATCGCCGCGGAGTTGAACGAGCTAGATCTGAACGGAACGTCCCCGATCGACGTGATGACGAGGGTCCAAGAGTGGCAACGGCGACTCAACGAGCGATCAGCGGACGGCGAGTGA
- a CDS encoding DsrE/DsrF/DrsH-like family protein — MRTETPDTAADGTQTEEETRNESAADGDLPSRAELAARIEALESALDDVAATDEITATGGGKKMSIIATKGTLDMAYPPLILASTAAAFGYDVTVFHTFWGLDILHEERSKNLKLSSVGNPNMPVPNVVGALPGMDRVTTSMMEKRIDDNDTATIEELIETSLEMGVEFQACQMTIELMDYEENDFYDGVRTGVGAATAVQDMAESDIQLLV, encoded by the coding sequence ATGCGCACGGAGACACCCGACACCGCGGCGGACGGCACGCAGACTGAGGAGGAAACCCGAAACGAGTCGGCGGCGGACGGCGATCTCCCCTCCCGCGCCGAACTCGCCGCACGAATCGAAGCGCTCGAATCGGCGCTCGACGACGTCGCGGCGACCGACGAGATCACAGCGACCGGCGGTGGGAAGAAAATGTCCATCATCGCGACGAAAGGCACCCTCGATATGGCCTACCCGCCGCTCATCCTCGCCAGCACGGCGGCCGCCTTCGGCTACGACGTCACGGTGTTTCACACCTTCTGGGGACTGGACATCCTCCACGAGGAGCGCTCGAAGAACCTCAAGCTCAGCTCCGTCGGCAACCCCAATATGCCGGTTCCGAACGTGGTGGGCGCGCTTCCCGGAATGGACCGCGTGACGACTTCGATGATGGAGAAGCGGATCGACGACAACGACACCGCCACAATCGAAGAACTCATCGAGACTTCCCTCGAGATGGGCGTCGAGTTCCAAGCGTGTCAGATGACCATCGAACTGATGGACTACGAAGAGAACGATTTCTACGACGGCGTTCGGACGGGCGTCGGCGCGGCGACGGCCGTTCAGGATATGGCCGAGTCCGACATCCAACTGCTCGTTTGA
- a CDS encoding YeeE/YedE family protein — translation MTEARASRSERAGNDSAEGPASDDRHPLFIPLVLVGGLLFGFGLGFSHMARPEVVLDFLQFEDLGLLFVMFGGSALVGVTYFLAPRLFDRAPLTGDAFERRLKSFDRNVLIGGAIFGVGWGLSGICPGAAYASLGVGNVTILWAIAGMFAGAYLQGYWRR, via the coding sequence ATGACCGAGGCGCGCGCGTCTCGGTCCGAGCGAGCGGGGAACGACTCCGCGGAGGGGCCCGCGAGCGACGACCGTCATCCTCTCTTTATCCCGCTGGTACTGGTCGGCGGCCTGCTCTTCGGCTTCGGCCTCGGATTCAGTCATATGGCCCGTCCGGAGGTCGTGCTGGATTTCCTCCAGTTCGAGGACCTCGGGCTGCTGTTCGTGATGTTCGGCGGGTCCGCGCTCGTGGGCGTGACGTATTTCCTCGCGCCGCGGCTGTTCGACCGCGCCCCGCTCACGGGCGACGCCTTCGAGCGCCGACTGAAGTCGTTCGATCGGAACGTGCTGATCGGCGGTGCGATCTTCGGCGTCGGCTGGGGGCTCTCGGGCATCTGTCCCGGCGCGGCGTACGCCAGCCTCGGCGTCGGTAACGTCACGATCCTGTGGGCTATCGCCGGAATGTTCGCCGGCGCGTACCTGCAGGGCTACTGGCGACGTTGA
- a CDS encoding helix-turn-helix domain-containing protein yields the protein MAEAEQESLDDLPPSAKLVFKVLEYNGPLTQKGIVQESMLSARTVRYALERLEEIDVVDEDVYFADARQNLYQLTDDAPDTHPTEGDADEAEACCAE from the coding sequence ATGGCAGAGGCAGAACAGGAGAGTCTCGACGACCTCCCGCCGAGCGCGAAGCTGGTTTTCAAGGTACTCGAATACAACGGCCCGCTGACCCAGAAGGGGATCGTCCAAGAATCGATGCTTTCGGCTCGGACGGTCCGGTACGCGCTCGAACGGCTCGAAGAGATCGACGTCGTCGACGAGGACGTCTACTTCGCGGACGCGCGACAGAACCTCTATCAGCTCACCGACGACGCGCCCGATACGCATCCCACCGAGGGCGACGCCGACGAGGCGGAAGCCTGCTGCGCCGAGTAA
- a CDS encoding potassium channel family protein: MTFIIVGYGRVGARTARILYEEGYPVVVVENDPDKVERAREAGFEVVEGDGSNESVLKRAGVEDAVALGGLTGDPNVNFAACKIGKQYGCRVAMRISEDFTEEIYEQYEEDVDEVIYPERLGAAGAKTALLGGTFNAIGELTEQLRLTTLSIPEGSPVIGRKVNDIDLEDFGRIYAHGRKREPMTIPLPGTMIEADDQLALVVEHDGLDRAKEVLLGDGASTTVSNG, translated from the coding sequence ATGACGTTCATCATCGTCGGATACGGGCGGGTCGGTGCGCGGACGGCTCGGATCCTGTACGAGGAGGGATATCCGGTCGTGGTGGTCGAAAACGACCCGGATAAGGTCGAGCGCGCACGAGAGGCGGGATTCGAGGTCGTCGAGGGCGACGGCAGCAACGAGTCGGTGCTGAAGCGGGCGGGCGTCGAGGACGCCGTCGCGCTCGGCGGCCTCACCGGCGATCCGAACGTGAACTTCGCGGCGTGTAAGATCGGCAAACAGTACGGGTGCCGGGTGGCGATGCGGATCAGCGAGGACTTCACAGAGGAGATCTACGAGCAGTACGAAGAGGACGTCGACGAGGTGATCTACCCCGAACGGCTCGGGGCGGCGGGCGCGAAGACGGCGCTGCTCGGCGGGACGTTCAACGCGATCGGCGAACTGACCGAGCAACTGCGGCTTACCACCCTGTCGATACCCGAGGGCTCACCCGTGATCGGTCGGAAAGTGAACGACATCGACCTCGAAGATTTCGGTCGGATATACGCGCACGGCCGGAAACGGGAACCGATGACGATTCCGCTGCCCGGAACGATGATCGAAGCGGACGATCAGCTCGCGCTCGTCGTCGAGCACGACGGGCTCGACCGGGCGAAGGAGGTGCTCCTCGGCGACGGCGCGAGTACGACCGTCTCGAACGGGTGA